One genomic window of Punica granatum isolate Tunisia-2019 chromosome 1, ASM765513v2, whole genome shotgun sequence includes the following:
- the LOC116191572 gene encoding (+)-neomenthol dehydrogenase-like, translating to MAEASAFLDTRRHAVVTGANKGIGLEICRQLASKGVTVVLTSRDEKSGLKAVCKLKEEGSAAPSGEVVFHQLDVTDSASIDSLVEFVSTRFEKLDILVNNAGISGTIIDFQALTSAVERVGGWPTDEAEWKTMATQNYKLAVDSAETNYFGSKRVTEALLPLLQQSSSARIVNVSSELGLLQNIPGESIKDALGEIENLTGNQIEEILKKFLEDFQQGQLVAKGWPETISAYKLSKAALNAYTRLLAKEFPTFLVNSVFPGFVKTDITGNNGLLCAPEGAEGPVHLALLPETGPSGLCFFGKEVGSF from the exons ATGGCAGAAGCATCCGCATTTCTCGATACAAGGAG GCATGCTGTTGTAACGGGAGCAAACAAAGGAATCGGGTTAGAGATTTGCAGGCAGTTGGCCTCAAAAGGGGTGACCGTGGTCTTAACTTCAAGAGACGAGAAGAGTGGTCTCAAGGCTGTTTGCAAATTGAAAGAAGAAGGCTCTGCCGCTCCCTCCGGTGAAGTAGTTTTTCATCAGCTTGATGTTACCGACTCTGCAAGCATAGATTCACTGGTTGAGTTTGTCAGTACCCGGTTCGAAAAGCTGGACATTCTG GTGAACAATGCCGGGATTAGCGGTACCATTATAGATTTTCAAGCCCTTACAAGTGCTGTTGAGCGTGTTGGTGGTTGG CCAACTGATGAAGCGGAGTGGAAAACAATGGCAACCCAGAATTACAAATTGGCGGTAGACAGCGCCGAAACGAACTACTTTGGCTCAAAAAGAGTGACCGAAGCTCTCCTTCCCCTGCTTCAACAGTCGAGTTCTGCAAGGATCGTCAATGTCTCTTCAGAATTGGGACTTTTGCAG AATATTCCCGGAGAATCAATCAAGGATGCCCTTGGAGAAATCGAGAACCTCACAGGAAATCAGATAGAGGAGATCCTGAAGAAATTCCTGGAAGATTTCCAGCAGGGTCAATTAGTGGCCAAAGGCTGGCCAGAGACTATCTCCGCGTACAAGCTCTCCAAAGCAGCTCTGAATGCTTACACGAGGCTCCTAGCAAAAGAGTTCCCAACCTTCCTTGTGAACAGTGTTTTCCCGGGCTTTGTCAAGACCGATATAACCGGCAACAATGGACTTCTATGCGCTCCTGAAGGAGCAGAGGGCCCTGTTCACCTGGCTCTTCTCCCAGAAACGGGGCCCTCTGGCCTCTGCTTCTTTGGGAAAGAAGTCGGTTCTTTCTGA